From the genome of Verrucomicrobiota bacterium:
TGATTCTTCTCCTGTGGCAGAGCGCCCGCTTGGAAGCCGCTCCGCCTCTGGTGGAGGCCGCTCGCCAGCAAATTGGCATCACCACCCGCTACGATCCCAGCTACGTCCTCCTGGATTACCCCAATGGCGATGTCGCTCCCCAGACGGGGGTTTGCACCGATGTCGTGGTGCGAGCGTTTCGCGAGGCCTTCGCCGTCGATCTCCAAAAAGCCATCCACGAAGACATGCGCGCGCATTTCGCCAGCTACCCTCAGCGCTGGGGGCTGGCTGGACCCGACCCTCATATCGACCATCGCCGCGTTCCCAACCAAGCCACTT
Proteins encoded in this window:
- a CDS encoding DUF1287 domain-containing protein, which encodes MKSTTLLILLLWQSARLEAAPPLVEAARQQIGITTRYDPSYVLLDYPNGDVAPQTGVCTDVVVRAFREAFAVDLQKAIHEDMRAHFASYPQRWGLAGPDPHIDHRRVPNQATWFARQGWEKEPTPNPADYAPGDLVTWDLNGQGLLHIGILSDRRSPAGHLLVLHNIGRGTAEEDLLFHYTILQHFRPPQLVAKPPVPSGQTPTPP